The Halictus rubicundus isolate RS-2024b chromosome 18, iyHalRubi1_principal, whole genome shotgun sequence genome contains the following window.
CAGTAAAAAGATATGTCCGCAAAGGCATACCAGGTGAACATAGAGGTTTGGTAAGTATGAATgggattaaaaataattaatttttattgaactAATCAAAGATATCGGTCCTTAAAGGTATGGCTTTCTGTGAGCGGAGGAGAGGATATGAAAAATGCATCTCCAGATCTTTATGAAAAGCTATTACAGTCCACACATAATAaacaaatagaagatattataaaaACTGATCTACCAAGAACATTTCCtgacaatatattttttaataacacaGAAAACCAGCAGCAtcaattgtataatattttattagctTTTGCTCATCAAAATAAGACAGTAGGGTACTGTCAAGTAAGTGTTTTATAAATGATCGCGCTTATACTATGGGTGCttatgtaaattaacattatCATTAACTAGTTTACAAAAATACggattaaacaaaaattattacatTTTCTTTTTAGGGTTTAAATTATATTGCAGGATTATTGCTACTTGTTACAAAAAATGAAGAAACAGCTTTTTGGCTGTTAAAGGTTCTAATAGAAAAAATTTTACCTGATTATTACACATCGACTATGGATGGTCTACTTACAGACATAGATGTTCTTGCAGAATTAGTCAAGTAAAGATTTTCTTACTTTTTATTCGTAGCTTGTAAATAATGCAACATACactcccacacacacacacatatatatatataatatattacgaATATtgttttagaataaaaatgccAGATATATATCAGCATGTTACAAACGTAGGTTTACCTTGGGCAGTTATTACAACGAAAtggtttgtttgtttatttgcaGAGGTCTTACCAATTGAGGTAAAATTAATCATCTATATATTTTAAGTTAACGTGAACTTAACGATTTATTTTCCTTGAAGattatatgaaatataaatagaATTCAAAAATTTGTTGTTAGTTTAATGTTTTGTATTAATAATTGAATTCTTGTTTGGATTGCCATAAACTATAGAAGTACTGAATAAAATGTTTACAACTTGGCAGACTACGCTGCGCATATGGGATTGTCTTTTTTATGAAGgaagtaaaattatttttcgtgTTGCATTAACTCTTATAAAAAGGAATAAGGGCAACTTGCTTGCATGTCAAGATTTTACGACGTTAGCGGAATGTTTTAAAGAGATAACGAAGGACAGTATTGTTTTAAAATGTCACGAATTTATGCAGGTAAACATAGTCAGATGTTTGTTTAAGAActaaaatcaaataataatgCGTAATAGCATTAATGAATTCTTCTTATCTTAGAGCATATTTAAAGTACCTGGATCACTGCCTGGTAGCACTCTCATGAAACTACGAGCAAAAATCTCGCGGGAGCGTACGGAACAAAAGGAAAGTAAATTAGAACGATAGTATTAGACAATAAGATGCTCTCTTGCGAAATAATCTAGTCAATATATTGTTCTCATGTAACTGCAAACTGATCATGTTGCGTAAGATTGTATTATAATATTACTTCTACACTGTTACTGTAAATACGACTTTAGCACGAAGGTAAGACAATATACCGATGAtgttcatatttttatttatataattcttTATACATTCATTGTTTTTAGAAAAAGAGAGTATGGAACTAGgcagtaattatattttatattctataagaTTGTAATATATGTGTACTGATTATATTTATATCATGTCTTAAGTGTTTTAAACACAGTAATTCTTAGCTCAATTAGTCAGTATTGAAAGTAAAACCACCAGCAATGTATCTATATACAAACATCTTTATTTTAAGTTAAGTAAAATATAAGCTTGATTTGTGTTAATTATGTACAGAAAAATTTGTCCTAGAAATTCTAAAACTAGAATTACATTTACAAATATAGacataatacaaaatattttacgtaattcTTTATTTTACTATGTAAACCTAGCTCATTTTTCTAACAAATCTTTTGCTTCGTTAATCTTTGCTGCTATGTAAGGAGATCCACCTCTGTCAGGATGATTTACAgccataacttttttaaaatgctCTTTCACTTTTGCTTTGTTTGCAGTAGGAGACACACCTAATATTAAACTAGCTTCTCGACGAGACATTTTAGACTCAAATCCTCCTTTGTAGTATTTACTATTTGCTAATTTCTGGGAATGTGCATGTAGTTACAATACTTGTAATAAGGATACGTATAACTTTTTGTTTAAAGTAATTTACCTGTGCATCTAATGATTTAACAGCTTCTGACATTTTGAGAGACCAAGCTGGCATCCTTCTGAGAACATAACGCCCAGTATAACCCACTACGGCAAGGCCAATCCCTGCTGCGACAAGTGAACTAGCCTAAAACAGTTAATGTTAAAGACTAAAAAGTAGTATTATTGGCATAAATACAGAATTTAAATGCGCCTGTTTAAAAAAAGTATATATCCATAACTCTGGACCGCTCAAATCGTGACATATTATTAGCTTATTTTATGATGTGTGTGATTTGATATATCAAGTAAGTTTTTTTATGAGAGAATAACATTCAAATAAACAATATCTTATTCGTTGATGATGAAACAACGATGTAATACACATGCACATGTATTTCAAAATCATAGTCATCTTAAACATATTTATGAATTACAAAACATTCAACAAAAAATTCTCAATTATCACGAACAGGTTTTTAAACATTACAGTATTGATGTCATTTAAATCAACATTGAAACTAGCATTTTCAGTACATGCTTACCATTGCAATTGTCAAACAACGCAGATAATTTAACGCAACAGACGATATAATTTTGTTAGACCAtcgaataaattaataaatgagATTCTTCGACTATTCGTCCTGAACAGTTGATCAACAGCAGCGCTAATTAATTTAATCTCACTTTAAAGAAAGTGAAGCATGCTCTTCTTCGTTTACTTCgtgattaatatatatataatatatatttactgACATAAAAGACAGtgtataaattactaaatataaaCTACATATAAATAGTACATAAGCTCTACCACTACAGCTTCGAATTATGTACAACAAGATAATTTCATGATTTTAATGCGCACATGTGTACCTCTATACTGAAATGACGTGCGAAGTACATTGAGATAAGGATATAAAATAGCTATCCACCATTTTTGTATAGTCATCTAGTGCTGCCACCTGCAAAATATGTGTCGCATTCAACTTTGCTACTGAACAAtacaatttctataatttttataacaataattattccattcCTGTGTAACCACAGATAAAACAAATGTATGGATTAGGGTAAATATAATATTTGACATTGTTGAGTCATAAGTGTTTATTAATTCCTGCAGGTTGTGGAATTATAGTTCAAAATATGAAATCCTATCTTACTCATAAACAATCAGCCTTTTTAAAGACTATCGGAATATAGatctaattatttttatcatcgGGTAGTCGAGTTTTTATAAGATcactaaaataaaatgaaataaaattcgttacgTCTGTTGCTATAATTATCGACATCCGTTGGTTGCAATAATCATTGCTAATTATACAAGGTCTcccaaaatgttgtactttcttgaaaggggtgattcctaaggtcattcgaagtaacttgaCTGATCAAGACGCGGCAACAGTGGACGGATTCCGGTTCAGCGTCAGGTCCCGCTAAACGTGGCGAtgacattttcgcaaaagaaaaagttacttcaaatgaactCAAGGAAGTaaatttttgggataccctgtatgCACACTTACAATACTATGCATTTGGATCCTGTCATCAAACGACTGATACGCGTAATTTTTTTACACACTGTATTGAACTTGGTGCACGCgcatttgtgtgtgtgtgtttacaAACACGAGAAACTGCCCGCGAGGATCATAAAATTTTTAACATGCTCCACGGTCGAGTGACGATTACAGTTACCGCCAATTACATTTTTCCCTACGAACTGTAACTTAATCACGGTCGAAACTATTTATCAATCAGGAACGGCCGGAAAGTCGGTTCTTTCGCGAATTTGCTAGAGACCCGGCAAAATAAGAAACTGGTATGGGTCGTTCCACTTCCGCATGTTGAATGTTGATCTTTCGCGCTGCAATAACTTCCGTTTGTGTACCCGACCAGCGGAATATATGACTGACATATGTTAGACGACGGAACGAATACGGTAATGGACGATGTTTCGTAAGAAAACTTTCGAACTTTAACGAACGGATCGGCGATGCCTTCAGGTTATTTTCTAAGTCGTTAAACGTTATTTATGTGTTGTTGATTGAGCCAAATATATATCAACGTTTGAGCGGGATACCGTGATAAGAGTTAATACatttaattaacaaattttggTTATGAACGACTAACATTATTTTAGCTGCCAATAGCCATTCAAAATGACcagaataatttttatcatattctatttatattttatatttcatgttGCATTTATACGTAGCAAGAGATAATTTTATGTTAGAATAGACAGGTACGTCTTTCCGTTTCATAGAATTTCTGAGATGTCAGGCGATCCTATGAGGATTATAAAGTGGGAATTATTCTGGCCTCTGGAAACTAGCCATTCGCCCCCTGCTGCAGGTGTACCGTGTATAATACATTCATGAACTTTTCCCGATTTGCTAGGAGCGTTGTGTAGGTACCGCTACCGTATGTGTGTTGCACAGTTATACGAATTCGTTACGGTGTTCTTTTTAACGAGAACGGGACGAAACAACGTAGAGAGATGCTGAAACGAGGTCCTTGTCCATCGGTTTTTATTGGTACTTCGTGAGAAATTGTAGCTTCGTAAATCTATTTCGATCGTAACGCGAGTGTTATGTGATTTTTTATTCGCAGCAACCGAGACGTCTTTTTGCTGTTCATACATCGAACCTTACACTccaaaagagaaagaaaataagGAAATTCAGGGCAAGAAATTATATTTTGCATGTACACGGTGTTTCGATTTTATACAATCATAAAAACTTTTTGAAAATCacgaaatatatttataaaaattgatcggatagaggttaaaGATTATGGAGAACGGTATTATGTGACGTCATCAGAAAGGATGTTGTTCGATCTTTTAACGGTTTTTTATGCGTCTGATGTCATATTTTTTAGTGGATAAAGATTCATGCATGCCATTCTatgatttcttaattattttatattagtgTTTGGAACAATTAAGTAATACGAGAAATTTGGAATTTTATGTCTGGAATTGAAGTAACGCTCGAATGGAGGGACTTGGGCCTAGTTTGACCCATGATTGCAAACGCGTTCCAcctaaattctaattttgtaGCAGCTAGTTTAGATTATTAGTTATTTTTAGACCGAATAAGAAAATCGCGAGCGCGGGGAAATTGATCTTAAAGGATTGGCttcgaaaatatacaaaaaattgataaaagggTCCGCCATGTAAGGGTCAACCTCAAAAGATACAATTTCAAGTATACGACTTGAATTCACGACTGTATTGGATTTACGTAGGCATGTTTGTGCTATATGCCACAGATAATGGCATCCAGCTCTATCcctaatttaatatataatttcaGGACAATCCCTATCGAATGGCCTGTATACAGCAATCCACGATTAAATCTCACTGAAATACACTCGGTTAAATGTCCACGACTCATCCCCACTATTCTCCCTACCTCTTAGTGCCTCGAGCTCAGCGGAGCCTTATCTCTGTAGATAAGGGAAGGGAATAAATGCGATGCTACAATACAGAAAAACACTACCCTAATCGCAAGAGTAGGCTGGCTCGCGAACGTAGTGACATTTAACCGTGGATTACTATAGAGGAGGGGATGATAATGTGACCTccagttttatatttcttccTAAAATCCGATTCATAACTTAAATTCATTCGATTTTTTGCTTAAAATATAGGTAAACTAGTAGGTTACACGTAATAAAAGGCGAGAGTGatagaaaaaataatttcactttTGGACCTTTTacaacaatgtaaatattaaccgtaaccttctcttctatattcgattgtaaaccatgtggtcgctaatgacctagctgttaatgcgaccactttaaaataaacgatgtatgataataataataagagtgagcataatattaattatatataatcaTGAGACGATGAAAAACTTATAGTTTATAATACATAACCTACAGTGCTGGATTAACCAATAAGCAAACTAGGGGCACCATAGAAATTTTCTGATTTTTATATCTTTTATATAGTAATAATATTTCCAAGTGTTTAGAATAGTGGAAGGATGCAAATCAATAGTTGGTGTGCAAAactaaaacttttgttaaaaactCTTTTTAGTCAAATTATCAAAAATGCCTAAGGAATCGTACAGTTCCACCCTACACGGTGT
Protein-coding sequences here:
- the LOC143362992 gene encoding mitochondrial import inner membrane translocase subunit TIM14 — encoded protein: MASSLVAAGIGLAVVGYTGRYVLRRMPAWSLKMSEAVKSLDAQKLANSKYYKGGFESKMSRREASLILGVSPTANKAKVKEHFKKVMAVNHPDRGGSPYIAAKINEAKDLLEK
- the LOC143362991 gene encoding growth hormone-regulated TBC protein 1-A isoform X2 — translated: MIMHSNINIEKGLLNTLYTAEIICQHPIAWGMASSCFSNVDEYGFERPHDFDYDTYEDFMSEYLKVLAKRAKKWAEIIGEGKSLQRSITVKRYVRKGIPGEHRGLVWLSVSGGEDMKNASPDLYEKLLQSTHNKQIEDIIKTDLPRTFPDNIFFNNTENQQHQLYNILLAFAHQNKTVGYCQGLNYIAGLLLLVTKNEETAFWLLKVLIEKILPDYYTSTMDGLLTDIDVLAELVKIKMPDIYQHVTNVGLPWAVITTKWFVCLFAEVLPIEKY
- the LOC143362991 gene encoding growth hormone-regulated TBC protein 1 isoform X1; this translates as MIMHSNINIEKGLLNTLYTAEIICQHPIAWGMASSCFSNVDEYGFERPHDFDYDTYEDFMSEYLKVLAKRAKKWAEIIGEGKSLQRSITVKRYVRKGIPGEHRGLVWLSVSGGEDMKNASPDLYEKLLQSTHNKQIEDIIKTDLPRTFPDNIFFNNTENQQHQLYNILLAFAHQNKTVGYCQGLNYIAGLLLLVTKNEETAFWLLKVLIEKILPDYYTSTMDGLLTDIDVLAELVKIKMPDIYQHVTNVGLPWAVITTKWFVCLFAEVLPIETTLRIWDCLFYEGSKIIFRVALTLIKRNKGNLLACQDFTTLAECFKEITKDSIVLKCHEFMQSIFKVPGSLPGSTLMKLRAKISRERTEQKESKLER